One region of Methanobacterium formicicum DSM 3637 genomic DNA includes:
- a CDS encoding (Fe-S)-binding protein encodes MSKVPVDIAQKNKILMLLPGYNCGICGYARCDEFAGALIRKRAPLEKCRFMYQEMFQDDLAKLQEILKETKIIPEKEKIVGVLDGYEADIILKPLPEEESCRETLYPFTREEIKVGEIIRYRPLGCPIIHFARVLDENHGLITVHMIGPCHRLDSEVEFNFKDVGVCMVGGFEGIIEGELPRVGETVRFLPYHCMMQKVHSGVVVQLEGRRAIIEGIDLKVWAPPVKG; translated from the coding sequence ATGAGTAAAGTTCCCGTTGATATTGCTCAGAAGAACAAGATTTTAATGTTGCTTCCTGGATACAACTGTGGTATCTGTGGATATGCACGTTGTGATGAATTTGCAGGAGCACTCATCCGGAAACGAGCACCACTTGAAAAGTGCCGTTTCATGTACCAGGAAATGTTTCAGGATGACCTGGCCAAGCTCCAGGAAATATTAAAAGAAACCAAAATAATCCCAGAAAAAGAGAAAATTGTGGGAGTTTTAGATGGATACGAAGCTGACATCATACTCAAACCTCTTCCAGAGGAAGAATCATGTAGAGAAACGCTCTACCCATTCACCAGAGAAGAGATAAAAGTTGGTGAAATCATAAGGTACCGTCCTCTGGGCTGTCCAATTATTCATTTCGCCAGAGTTCTGGATGAAAACCATGGTTTAATCACAGTCCACATGATTGGCCCCTGCCACCGCCTGGACTCAGAGGTTGAATTTAACTTTAAAGATGTAGGAGTATGTATGGTGGGTGGTTTCGAGGGAATTATTGAGGGTGAACTACCACGGGTTGGTGAAACAGTCCGGTTCTTACCCTACCATTGTATGATGCAGAAAGTTCACTCCGGTGTAGTGGTCCAACTGGAAGGTAGAAGAGCGATCATCGAAGGAATTGACCTTAAAGTATGGGCACCTCCAGTTAAGGGATAA
- a CDS encoding GTP-binding protein, with the protein MRMVIVAGTPGSGKTAVLIHALRSLNEMGLKSAVVKIDCLYTDDDTKFAKIGVPTKVGLSMDMCPDHYAIYNLEEMVEWADENQSEILVVETAGLCHRCAPFTVNSLGVCVIDATSGPNTPLKVGPFLSTADIAVITKGDMISQAEREIFRERILEVNPKCKIIEANGLSGQGCAELADEIMNSQEVTIEGEKLRHSAPLAVCTLCVGETKVNKKYHRGILRRINGFQSYEGE; encoded by the coding sequence ATGAGAATGGTAATTGTTGCCGGAACACCTGGTTCTGGAAAAACTGCGGTTTTGATTCATGCTCTACGCAGTTTAAATGAAATGGGATTAAAATCAGCTGTGGTGAAAATAGACTGCCTTTACACTGATGATGATACTAAATTTGCCAAGATAGGTGTGCCAACTAAGGTGGGACTGTCCATGGACATGTGCCCTGATCACTACGCTATCTACAATCTGGAAGAAATGGTGGAATGGGCCGATGAAAACCAGTCCGAAATATTAGTAGTTGAAACAGCAGGATTATGCCATCGATGTGCACCTTTCACTGTGAATTCACTGGGAGTCTGTGTTATAGATGCCACCAGTGGCCCTAACACTCCACTCAAGGTAGGACCTTTCCTGAGCACAGCAGATATTGCAGTAATCACCAAGGGTGATATGATATCCCAGGCAGAAAGGGAGATATTCCGGGAACGGATTTTAGAAGTCAACCCTAAATGTAAAATAATAGAAGCCAATGGTTTAAGCGGTCAGGGCTGTGCTGAACTGGCTGATGAGATTATGAACTCACAGGAAGTCACCATAGAAGGTGAAAAACTACGACACTCCGCACCCCTGGCAGTGTGCACATTGTGTGTAGGAGAGACCAAGGTTAACAAGAAGTACCACCGGGGTATACTCCGCAGAATCAATGGATTCCAGAGTTATGAAGGGGAATAA
- a CDS encoding ATP-binding cassette domain-containing protein: MIEEITILGGFDKQENEEPVKKVVIKRGEIFGVVGPTGSGKSSLIGDIEQLSQKDTFSRRKILVNGEEPSYEDRTNPRKKMVAQLSQNMNFLADMSVGDFLSLHAKCRGASSKCVNAVIDLANTLTGEPIKKDHDLTILSGGQSRALMVADVAIISNSPIVLIDEIENAGIRKHDALEALAGHGKVVMVVTHDPVLALMTDKRIVMKNGGMQTVIATSEEEKAISKKLNKIDELMLNLRDKVRNGEIIQDIAIEDLKL; encoded by the coding sequence ATGATAGAAGAAATAACCATATTAGGCGGTTTTGATAAGCAGGAAAATGAGGAACCCGTCAAAAAAGTAGTAATCAAGAGAGGTGAAATATTTGGAGTGGTCGGACCCACTGGAAGTGGTAAAAGCTCTCTAATTGGTGATATTGAACAGCTCTCTCAAAAAGACACATTTTCCCGGAGGAAAATTCTGGTCAATGGTGAAGAACCCAGCTACGAGGATCGAACCAACCCCCGAAAGAAGATGGTGGCCCAGCTATCCCAAAACATGAATTTCCTGGCAGATATGAGTGTGGGAGACTTCCTAAGTTTACATGCTAAGTGTCGTGGAGCCAGCAGTAAATGTGTAAATGCAGTTATTGATCTGGCCAACACATTAACCGGAGAACCCATAAAAAAGGACCATGACCTTACCATATTAAGTGGAGGGCAATCAAGAGCCCTTATGGTAGCAGACGTGGCCATAATCAGCAATTCCCCCATTGTCCTTATTGATGAAATAGAAAATGCAGGAATCCGTAAACACGACGCCCTGGAAGCACTGGCAGGACATGGTAAAGTGGTGATGGTGGTAACCCATGACCCGGTACTAGCCCTGATGACGGATAAAAGAATTGTAATGAAAAATGGTGGAATGCAGACCGTAATAGCCACCAGTGAAGAAGAAAAAGCAATATCTAAAAAATTAAATAAGATAGATGAGTTAATGCTAAATTTACGTGATAAAGTCCGTAATGGGGAAATTATCCAAGATATTGCAATAGAAGATCTAAAATTGTGA
- the comA gene encoding phosphosulfolactate synthase, whose translation MNAFDFLTPQRNPKNGTGITMMLDKGIGPVSLIDILEISGRYVDLAKFGWGTSAIHNREMIKEKVEIYRSYEINPYPGGTLFEIAYIQNKFDEFLDEADKLGFGAVEISDGTIEISPEERADIISIVKERGFLTITEVGKKDPEKDHLLTANDRLELVNQDLKSGADLVLMEAREGGKGIGLFDDQGAVKEDKLKILSEGADIEKIIWEAPQKNQQAYFILKFGANVNLGNIPPDEITALETMRLGLRGDTLGKVNLG comes from the coding sequence ATGAATGCTTTTGATTTTCTCACACCTCAGCGCAACCCTAAAAATGGGACCGGGATTACCATGATGTTAGATAAGGGAATTGGCCCGGTTTCTTTGATAGATATCCTTGAAATTTCAGGAAGATATGTTGATCTGGCAAAGTTTGGTTGGGGGACCTCTGCCATTCACAACCGTGAAATGATCAAGGAAAAGGTGGAAATTTATCGTTCTTACGAGATTAACCCTTATCCCGGTGGGACCCTGTTTGAAATTGCCTATATCCAAAATAAGTTTGATGAATTTTTGGATGAAGCAGACAAACTGGGATTTGGAGCAGTGGAGATATCGGATGGAACCATTGAAATTTCCCCGGAAGAGCGGGCAGATATAATCTCCATTGTGAAAGAAAGGGGATTTTTGACCATAACTGAAGTGGGAAAAAAGGATCCTGAGAAGGACCATCTACTAACTGCAAATGATCGTCTGGAACTGGTTAATCAGGACCTGAAATCTGGTGCTGACCTGGTTTTAATGGAAGCCAGGGAAGGGGGGAAGGGTATAGGTCTTTTTGATGATCAGGGGGCAGTTAAGGAAGATAAGTTAAAAATACTGAGTGAAGGTGCTGATATAGAGAAAATAATATGGGAAGCTCCCCAGAAGAATCAACAAGCATACTTCATACTAAAATTTGGTGCCAATGTTAATTTAGGTAATATTCCTCCAGATGAGATCACAGCCCTGGAAACCATGCGATTGGGACTCAGAGGAGACACTTTAGGAAAGGTGAATCTGGGATGA
- a CDS encoding pyruvate kinase alpha/beta domain-containing protein produces MEKKIVYFEKAGAENTDKVIELVKERKEELGIENIVVASVSGLTSVKVLENIPAAQVVSITHHAGFRGGDDLELNPEYTKKLEEAGVPIYIGSHSLSGVGRGISNKFGGITPVEIIAGTLRLFSQGIKVCVEISVMAADAGLIPTDKEVIAIGGTAKGVDTAVVLKPAHMGNFFDLKINEIIAMPRP; encoded by the coding sequence ATGGAAAAAAAGATCGTTTATTTCGAAAAAGCGGGTGCAGAAAACACGGATAAAGTAATAGAGCTGGTCAAAGAAAGGAAAGAAGAACTTGGAATTGAAAATATTGTGGTGGCATCAGTATCCGGGTTAACCAGTGTTAAAGTTTTAGAAAACATACCCGCTGCACAGGTAGTTAGTATCACTCACCATGCAGGATTCCGGGGTGGAGATGACCTGGAACTGAATCCAGAATATACTAAAAAACTGGAAGAAGCAGGTGTACCTATATACATAGGATCCCACTCTCTCAGTGGCGTGGGAAGGGGTATAAGTAACAAATTTGGAGGTATCACCCCTGTTGAAATCATTGCAGGCACTTTACGGCTATTTTCACAGGGAATAAAGGTTTGTGTGGAGATCAGTGTAATGGCAGCCGACGCTGGGCTTATACCCACTGATAAAGAAGTAATAGCCATAGGTGGTACTGCTAAAGGCGTGGATACTGCTGTGGTTTTGAAGCCAGCACACATGGGTAACTTCTTTGACCTAAAGATAAATGAAATCATTGCTATGCCTCGACCTTAA
- the ftsZ gene encoding cell division protein FtsZ — protein sequence MKSIIDNTIKESEKRRDRKASAERRGYDSSIDQELEDIIHRSRAKICVVGTGGGGNNTVSRLTEIGIEGAETISMNTDAQDLFYSVADKKILIGRSTCGGLGAGGMPEVGEECAEESDEEIKEKLDGADMVFVTCGMGGGTGTGSAPVIAKMAKKIGALTIAVATMPFSAEGLRRRENAEKGLEKLQSAADTVIVIPNDKLLEVAPNLPINKAFMVADELLGRAVKGITELITKPGLVSLDFADIRSIMMGSGMAMIGMGESDSGDRAIESVHEALNSPLLDLDISNAKGALINISGSSDLTLNEAEKVVQIVADELDPDANIIWGTQIQEELQNTIRTTIVVAGVKSPYIFGIHGEPEYIEERQKEKIPESSLEEFIDGVF from the coding sequence TTGAAATCTATTATAGACAATACCATAAAGGAATCCGAAAAAAGAAGGGATAGAAAGGCATCCGCAGAGCGTCGTGGATATGATAGTAGCATCGACCAAGAGTTAGAAGACATCATTCATCGAAGTCGAGCTAAGATCTGTGTTGTTGGAACTGGAGGAGGTGGAAACAATACTGTTTCCAGGTTAACTGAAATCGGTATTGAAGGAGCCGAAACCATTTCCATGAACACTGATGCACAGGATCTGTTTTACTCAGTCGCCGATAAGAAAATACTAATAGGTAGAAGTACCTGCGGAGGACTGGGTGCCGGGGGCATGCCCGAAGTCGGAGAAGAATGCGCAGAAGAAAGTGACGAAGAAATAAAGGAAAAACTCGACGGAGCAGATATGGTCTTCGTGACCTGTGGTATGGGTGGTGGAACTGGAACCGGTTCTGCACCAGTCATTGCCAAAATGGCCAAGAAGATCGGTGCTCTGACCATTGCAGTGGCTACCATGCCCTTCAGTGCAGAGGGACTTCGTCGCAGGGAAAACGCAGAAAAAGGACTGGAAAAACTTCAAAGCGCTGCTGATACCGTCATTGTCATCCCTAACGACAAACTTCTGGAAGTAGCTCCCAACCTGCCTATTAACAAGGCATTCATGGTGGCTGACGAACTTCTGGGAAGGGCAGTTAAGGGAATAACCGAACTCATCACCAAACCCGGACTGGTTAGTCTGGATTTTGCTGATATCCGGAGTATTATGATGGGTTCAGGTATGGCCATGATTGGTATGGGAGAATCAGATTCGGGAGACCGAGCCATAGAATCTGTACACGAAGCTTTAAACAGCCCACTTCTCGACCTGGACATCTCAAATGCCAAAGGAGCACTGATAAACATTTCAGGAAGCTCTGATTTGACTTTAAACGAAGCAGAAAAGGTTGTGCAGATTGTAGCTGATGAGCTGGACCCTGATGCCAACATCATCTGGGGAACCCAGATCCAGGAAGAACTGCAAAACACCATCCGCACCACCATTGTGGTGGCTGGAGTTAAATCACCATACATATTTGGCATACATGGTGAACCAGAATACATTGAAGAAAGACAAAAAGAAAAAATACCAGAATCATCCCTGGAAGAATTCATTGACGGTGTTTTTTAA
- a CDS encoding protein translocase SEC61 complex subunit gamma, with product MNLNKESMESFIKQCQRVLKVSKKPDREEYINVAKVTGIGIILIGVIGFIISIIGQLIQGTG from the coding sequence ATGAATTTAAACAAAGAATCAATGGAAAGTTTTATAAAGCAGTGCCAAAGAGTGCTAAAAGTCTCTAAAAAGCCAGATAGAGAAGAGTACATAAATGTGGCCAAAGTAACCGGTATTGGAATTATCCTGATTGGAGTAATCGGTTTTATAATCAGTATAATCGGTCAGCTCATTCAAGGTACTGGATAA
- a CDS encoding transcription elongation factor Spt5: MIYAIRTLVGQEKNVARIIARNVKDSGIGVSAVLVPESLRGYILVESSTKLDLQNPAFKVPHMKGAIEGDIPYEEIKSFLKPEPIIASIQKGSIVELISGPFKGEKAKVVRIDESREDVVLELIEAAVPIPVTVKGDQIRLIQKEAD, encoded by the coding sequence TTGATCTATGCAATAAGAACCCTGGTTGGCCAGGAAAAAAACGTGGCCCGAATAATTGCCAGGAATGTTAAAGACAGTGGGATTGGAGTGAGTGCAGTACTGGTTCCAGAAAGCTTACGTGGATATATCCTAGTCGAATCATCCACCAAGCTGGATCTGCAGAATCCAGCATTTAAAGTGCCTCATATGAAAGGAGCCATAGAAGGAGACATCCCATACGAAGAGATAAAAAGCTTTTTAAAGCCGGAACCAATAATAGCTTCCATACAGAAGGGAAGTATTGTGGAACTGATATCCGGACCATTTAAAGGTGAAAAAGCCAAAGTGGTTCGTATTGATGAATCCAGAGAAGATGTGGTTCTGGAACTTATTGAAGCAGCAGTTCCTATCCCAGTTACAGTTAAAGGTGATCAAATTAGATTAATACAGAAGGAGGCAGATTAA
- a CDS encoding 50S ribosomal protein L11 has product MATETVEILIDGGKATPGPPLGPAIGPLGINMMQVVEQINQKTADFEGMKVPVKIIVDTSSKEFEVTVGTPPTTALIIDELKIEKGSQDPGADKVADLKIEQALKVARMKFEALLSADFKNATKEVVGTCVSMGITVEGKDPREVQKEISQGVYDEQLVEKA; this is encoded by the coding sequence ATGGCAACAGAAACCGTTGAAATACTAATAGATGGCGGTAAAGCCACTCCCGGCCCACCATTAGGTCCAGCAATAGGACCCTTAGGTATCAATATGATGCAAGTGGTGGAACAGATAAACCAGAAAACAGCAGACTTCGAAGGCATGAAAGTACCAGTGAAGATCATAGTGGACACCTCAAGCAAAGAGTTCGAGGTTACAGTAGGAACACCACCAACTACCGCCTTGATCATTGACGAGCTGAAGATCGAGAAGGGTTCCCAGGACCCTGGAGCAGACAAAGTAGCTGATCTAAAAATAGAACAGGCACTTAAAGTTGCCAGGATGAAGTTCGAAGCTCTTCTTTCAGCAGATTTCAAAAATGCCACCAAAGAAGTTGTAGGTACCTGTGTAAGTATGGGTATCACTGTGGAAGGTAAAGATCCACGGGAAGTGCAGAAAGAAATCAGTCAGGGTGTCTACGACGAACAGTTAGTAGAAAAAGCCTGA
- a CDS encoding 50S ribosomal protein L1, whose amino-acid sequence MKQEILEAVKKAKEESKPRNFTQSVDVVITIKDLDVKKPENRIDEEVLLPNGRGKDVKIAFIADGELALLAKNAGADLVINKGELEEMGKDRKEAKKIANRHDFFVAQADMMPLVGRFLGPVLGPRKKMPKPVPATIKPEPIMERLKSTVKVRIKDQPVIQALVGTQDMDDELIAANIEAIMVVLDQKLEKGRNQIKSLYVKTTMGPVARVI is encoded by the coding sequence GTGAAACAAGAGATCTTAGAAGCGGTGAAGAAGGCTAAGGAGGAATCCAAGCCGAGAAACTTCACACAATCCGTTGATGTGGTTATTACCATCAAGGATTTAGACGTGAAAAAACCTGAAAACCGCATAGACGAGGAAGTTCTTCTCCCTAATGGACGGGGTAAAGATGTGAAGATCGCCTTTATTGCCGATGGTGAACTGGCCCTACTGGCCAAGAACGCCGGAGCAGATCTGGTGATCAACAAAGGAGAACTGGAAGAAATGGGCAAAGATCGAAAAGAGGCCAAAAAGATTGCCAACAGGCATGATTTCTTTGTGGCCCAAGCCGATATGATGCCCCTGGTAGGAAGATTCCTGGGACCTGTACTGGGACCACGGAAGAAAATGCCAAAACCAGTTCCCGCCACCATCAAACCCGAACCCATAATGGAGAGGCTTAAAAGCACAGTAAAAGTGAGAATAAAAGACCAGCCAGTTATACAGGCATTAGTCGGTACACAGGACATGGATGATGAGCTCATTGCCGCTAACATAGAAGCGATTATGGTAGTCTTAGATCAAAAACTGGAAAAAGGACGCAACCAGATAAAATCCCTGTACGTGAAAACCACCATGGGCCCTGTAGCGAGGGTGATCTAA
- a CDS encoding 50S ribosomal protein L10 yields MPHVAEWKKEEVKELKDLIESHTVVGMADLSDIPAPQLQKMRQSLRGSAKLKMSRKTLMDLALNDSKKSNVKVLVDHMDGQPALIFTDMNPFKLYKILEDSKTPAPARAGSTAIADIVVPKGDTGFMPGPILGELQKIGIPAKIEKGKIVVTEDKTIVAEGDVISRDVAGMLTRLDIYPMEVGINLKAAYEDETVYTSDVLFIDEDKTISDIQKAYTQALNLSVNAVVFNSVSTPVIISKAAGEALNLAFNAEVLTSKTTDLLLAKAYSQMLAVASEASAQNAEAVDDELREKLSATASAAVKPAEEEKEEEEEEEEEEDNEEDAAAGLGALFG; encoded by the coding sequence ATGCCACATGTAGCCGAATGGAAAAAGGAAGAGGTTAAAGAGCTTAAAGACCTGATCGAAAGCCATACAGTAGTAGGAATGGCCGATCTTTCCGATATACCAGCCCCTCAGCTTCAAAAAATGCGTCAGAGCCTAAGGGGAAGTGCTAAGCTCAAAATGTCCAGGAAGACCCTGATGGATTTGGCACTGAATGATTCAAAAAAATCCAATGTCAAAGTGCTTGTAGATCATATGGATGGTCAACCAGCATTAATATTCACAGATATGAATCCTTTCAAGCTCTATAAAATCTTAGAAGACAGCAAAACTCCTGCTCCTGCAAGGGCAGGGAGTACTGCCATCGCAGATATTGTAGTGCCTAAAGGTGATACTGGTTTTATGCCCGGTCCTATTCTGGGAGAACTGCAGAAAATCGGTATTCCCGCCAAGATAGAAAAGGGTAAAATAGTTGTAACTGAAGACAAAACCATAGTTGCAGAAGGAGATGTGATTTCACGTGACGTGGCCGGCATGCTGACCCGTCTAGATATTTATCCAATGGAAGTTGGAATCAACCTTAAAGCAGCTTATGAGGATGAAACAGTCTACACCTCTGACGTCCTATTCATAGATGAGGATAAAACTATATCTGACATACAGAAAGCATACACTCAGGCACTGAACCTTTCAGTGAATGCAGTGGTTTTCAACAGTGTATCCACCCCTGTGATCATATCCAAAGCAGCAGGAGAAGCACTGAACCTGGCTTTCAATGCAGAAGTATTAACCTCCAAAACAACAGACCTCTTACTGGCCAAGGCCTACTCTCAAATGCTGGCTGTGGCCTCTGAAGCATCAGCCCAGAATGCTGAAGCAGTTGATGATGAACTTCGCGAGAAGTTAAGCGCAACTGCAAGCGCAGCAGTCAAACCAGCGGAAGAAGAAAAAGAGGAAGAAGAAGAGGAAGAAGAGGAAGAAGATAACGAAGAGGATGCAGCCGCTGGTTTAGGTGCTCTCTTTGGATAA
- the rpl12p gene encoding 50S ribosomal protein P1 yields the protein MEYIYAAMLLHTAGQEVNEESVKKVLEAAGSEADDARVKALIAALEDVDIEEAIEKTAVAAAPAAAAAPAAAEAEEEAEEEEDEEEAEEEAAAGLGALFG from the coding sequence ATGGAATACATATACGCAGCAATGTTATTGCACACAGCAGGTCAGGAAGTTAATGAAGAAAGTGTAAAGAAAGTTTTAGAAGCAGCAGGTTCAGAAGCAGACGACGCAAGGGTAAAAGCATTAATTGCAGCCCTAGAAGACGTTGACATTGAAGAAGCTATTGAAAAAACAGCTGTAGCAGCCGCTCCAGCAGCAGCCGCCGCTCCAGCAGCAGCAGAAGCTGAAGAAGAAGCTGAAGAAGAGGAAGACGAAGAAGAAGCTGAAGAAGAAGCTGCCGCCGGTCTCGGCGCACTCTTCGGATAA
- the alaS gene encoding alanine--tRNA ligase — protein sequence MITMSVQLEKLGYTKKTCKTCGNDFWSIGDRETCGDAPCDEYQFIGNPATPQKYDLFSIQDLFIRFFQERGHTPIRRYPVLAKRWRDDVFLVGASIYNFQPWVTSGQTKPPANPLVVAQPSIRLNDVDNVGRTGRHMTCFTMGAHHAFNSPEDEIYWKDETVKYCHDFITHLGIKGEEITFIESWWEGGGNSGPCYEVCVRGVELATLVFIQYRTLPGGEKEEIPLKIVDTGYGLERFAWISQGTPTAYDASFGPVIKELQEMASVELNHHILGENAQVAGMMDIEDIADLKVLRSRVAERLGITVEELKEATEPMEAIYVIADHTRCLAFMLADGVIPSNVKEGYLARLILRRTIRFIKKLGLRESLGNIMNIQLNFLSQTYPEIRNHQEHILRVIELEEKRYSKTIRKGHQMVKKSIKYLKKDKKDEMPLDMLIKLYDSQGLPPETVEEVARELDFAVNVPDNFYTLVAAEHSEEAVEEKAPVELDFPETSLMFYDDPQQTEFTARYLGTYQNNIILDQTIFYPEGGGQPSDTGYLDTGEEKIRVLHAEKLNGIVLHRVEEDKLEKLKHRTGSTLKGKIDWDRRIALARNHTATHLLVAAARKVLGDHIWQAGAQKGVKKSRIDLSHYQRISEEELHQIELIANQWVMDNIPLETQWMDRTDAEKKYGFILYQGGVVPGTSIRVVQIPGVDVQACAGTHCKYTGQIGLVKVNRTERIQDGVERLEFSAGVAAVESMQNNDALLHESAAVFKVEANQLPKTSERFFTEWKAFKNDIKRLQKQVAELKTESLINQTEEINSLSFLSDKVDADIGELVKMVTQLTDDGGVDLVVLGNSEGKIAGAASKKAIDKGIKINEIIKEAAAIMGGGGGGRPNLAQGAGKNGEKISEAIESVRTAVKDRLAQKNLNGF from the coding sequence ATGATTACTATGTCTGTCCAGTTGGAAAAACTTGGTTACACCAAAAAAACTTGTAAAACCTGTGGAAATGATTTTTGGTCCATAGGCGATCGTGAAACATGTGGCGATGCACCCTGTGATGAATATCAGTTCATTGGAAACCCAGCCACACCACAAAAATATGATTTATTCTCAATCCAGGATCTTTTCATACGGTTCTTCCAGGAAAGGGGTCACACCCCTATCAGGAGATACCCAGTCCTGGCTAAGCGCTGGAGAGATGATGTTTTCCTGGTAGGAGCATCCATCTATAACTTCCAGCCATGGGTAACCTCTGGACAGACCAAACCACCTGCCAATCCACTGGTAGTGGCCCAACCTTCCATTCGCTTAAATGACGTGGACAATGTAGGGCGCACTGGTAGACACATGACCTGCTTCACCATGGGAGCACACCATGCATTTAATTCTCCTGAAGATGAAATTTACTGGAAAGATGAGACTGTAAAGTACTGCCATGACTTCATAACCCATCTGGGAATAAAAGGAGAAGAGATCACCTTCATTGAATCATGGTGGGAAGGTGGAGGGAACTCCGGACCCTGCTATGAAGTCTGCGTGAGGGGAGTGGAACTGGCTACCCTGGTTTTCATACAGTACCGCACCTTACCTGGAGGGGAAAAGGAAGAAATACCCCTGAAGATAGTGGATACAGGTTATGGTCTGGAAAGGTTTGCCTGGATAAGCCAGGGTACACCCACTGCCTATGATGCATCATTTGGACCAGTTATAAAAGAACTTCAGGAAATGGCCAGTGTTGAGCTTAACCATCATATCCTGGGTGAAAACGCCCAGGTAGCAGGGATGATGGACATTGAAGACATTGCTGATTTGAAAGTGCTGCGCAGCAGGGTGGCAGAGAGATTGGGAATCACCGTGGAAGAGTTGAAAGAAGCCACCGAACCAATGGAAGCTATTTACGTTATTGCTGATCACACCCGATGCCTGGCATTTATGCTGGCGGATGGTGTTATACCCTCCAATGTTAAGGAAGGTTATTTAGCTCGTTTAATCCTCCGCCGAACAATACGCTTCATAAAAAAATTAGGACTTAGGGAATCACTGGGAAACATCATGAACATCCAGTTGAACTTCCTCTCCCAGACCTATCCTGAGATCCGCAACCACCAGGAGCACATTTTACGGGTAATTGAACTGGAAGAGAAACGTTACAGTAAAACCATTCGAAAAGGACATCAGATGGTTAAAAAAAGTATCAAATACTTGAAAAAGGATAAGAAGGATGAAATGCCCCTGGACATGCTAATTAAACTCTACGATTCCCAGGGACTGCCTCCAGAAACTGTGGAAGAAGTGGCCCGGGAACTGGACTTCGCAGTGAATGTACCGGATAACTTCTACACCTTGGTGGCAGCCGAACACTCAGAGGAAGCTGTGGAAGAAAAAGCACCAGTTGAACTGGACTTCCCGGAAACCAGTCTCATGTTCTACGATGACCCACAGCAAACAGAATTCACAGCCCGGTACCTGGGAACGTACCAGAACAACATCATACTGGATCAGACCATATTCTACCCCGAAGGAGGGGGACAACCATCTGATACAGGTTACCTGGATACAGGGGAAGAAAAAATCAGGGTCCTGCATGCTGAAAAGCTGAATGGAATTGTCTTACACCGGGTGGAAGAGGATAAACTGGAAAAACTCAAACACCGCACCGGGTCAACCCTTAAAGGAAAAATTGATTGGGACCGTAGAATTGCATTGGCCCGTAACCACACCGCAACTCACCTTCTGGTGGCAGCAGCCCGTAAAGTTCTGGGAGACCACATCTGGCAGGCAGGAGCACAAAAAGGTGTTAAAAAGTCCAGAATAGACCTTTCACATTACCAACGTATCAGTGAAGAAGAACTCCACCAGATCGAACTCATAGCCAACCAGTGGGTGATGGATAACATTCCCCTCGAGACCCAGTGGATGGACCGTACCGATGCTGAGAAAAAATATGGATTTATACTGTACCAGGGCGGAGTGGTACCCGGAACAAGTATCAGGGTAGTTCAGATCCCTGGTGTGGATGTGCAGGCCTGTGCAGGTACACACTGCAAATATACAGGACAGATCGGGCTGGTGAAAGTCAACAGGACCGAAAGGATTCAGGATGGAGTCGAACGCCTGGAGTTTTCTGCTGGTGTTGCAGCAGTAGAATCAATGCAAAATAATGATGCACTCCTTCATGAAAGTGCTGCTGTGTTTAAAGTAGAAGCAAATCAGCTTCCCAAGACCAGTGAAAGATTCTTCACTGAATGGAAGGCCTTTAAGAATGATATTAAACGTTTGCAAAAGCAGGTTGCTGAGCTTAAAACAGAATCCCTAATTAACCAGACCGAAGAAATCAATTCCTTATCCTTTTTATCAGATAAAGTGGATGCAGATATTGGTGAACTGGTTAAAATGGTCACCCAGCTCACCGATGATGGAGGAGTGGATCTGGTCGTTCTGGGTAACTCGGAAGGGAAAATTGCCGGTGCGGCATCCAAAAAGGCCATAGATAAGGGAATTAAAATCAATGAGATCATCAAGGAAGCTGCTGCTATTATGGGCGGTGGCGGTGGTGGAAGACCTAACCTGGCCCAGGGAGCAGGAAAAAATGGAGAGAAAATTTCTGAAGCCATTGAATCTGTACGAACTGCTGTGAAGGATAGGCTGGCCCAGAAAAATCTTAATGGATTTTAA